In Homo sapiens chromosome 11, GRCh38.p14 Primary Assembly, one DNA window encodes the following:
- the C11orf24 gene encoding uncharacterized protein C11orf24 isoform X2: MWKGLVKRNASVETVDNKTSEDVTMAAASPVTLTKGTSAAHLNSMEVTTEDTSRTDVSEPATSGGAADGVTSIAPTAVASSTTAASITTAASSMTVASSAPTTAASSTTVASIAPTTAASSMTAASSTPMTLALPAPTSTSTGRTPSTTATGHPSLSTALAQVPKSSALPRTATLATLATRAQTVATTANTSSPMSTRPSPSKHMPSDTAASPVPPMRPQAQGPISQVSVDQPVVNTTNKSTPMPSNTTPEPAPTPTVVTTTKAQAREPTASPVPVPHTSPIPEMEAMSPTTQPSPMPYTQRAAGPGTSQAPEQVETEATPGTDSTGPTPRSSGGTKMPATDSCQPSTQGQYMVVTTEPLTQAVVDKTLLLVVLLLGVTLFITVLVLFALQAYESYKKKDYTQVDYLINGMYADSEM, from the coding sequence ATGTGGAAGGGATTAGTCAAGAGGAATGCATCTGTGGAAACAGTTGATAATAAAACGTCTGAGGATGTAACCATGGCAGCAGCTTCTCCTGTCACATTGACCAAAGGGACTTCGGCAGCCCACCTCAACTCTATGGAAGTCACAACAGAGGACACAAGCAGGACAGATGTGAGTGAACCAGCAACTTCAGGAGGTGCAGCTGATGGTGTGACCTCCATTGCTCCCACGGCTGTGGCCTCCAGTACGACTGCGGCCTCCATTACGACTGCGGCCTCCAGTATGACTGTGGCCTCCAGTGCTCCCACGACTGCAGCCTCCAGTACAACTGTGGCCTCCATTGCTCCCACGACTGCAGCCTCCAGTATGACTGCGGCCTCCAGCACTCCCATGACACTTGCACTCCCCGCGCCCACGTCCACTTCCACAGGGCGGACCCCGTCCACTACCGCCACTGGGCATCCATCTCTCAGCACAGCCCTCGCACAAGTGCCAAAGAGCAGCGCGTTGCCAAGAACAGCAACCCTGGCCACATTGGCCACACGTGCTCAGACTGTAGCGACCACAGCAAACACAAGCAGCCCCATGAGCACTCGTCCAAGTCCTTCCAAGCACATGCCCAGTGACACCGCGGCAAGCCCTGTACCCCCTATGCGTCCCCAAGCACAAGGTCCCATTAGCCAGGTGTCAGTGGACCAGCCTGTGGTTAACACAACAAATAAATCCACACCCATGCCCTCAAACACAACCCCAGagcccgcccccacccccacagtgGTGACCACCACCAAGGCACAAGCCAGGGAGCCAACTGCCAGCCCAGTGCCAGTACCTCACACCAGCCCAATCCCTGAGATGGAGGCCATGTCCCCCACGACACAGCCAAGCCCCATGCCATATACCCAGAGGGCCGCTGGGCCAGGCACATCCCAGGCACCGGAGCAGGTAGAGACTGAAGCCACACCAGGTACTGATTCCACTGGGCCAACACCCAGGAGCTCAGGGGGCACTAAGATGCCAGCCACGGACTCGTGCCAGCCCAGCACCCAAGGCCAGTACATGGTGGTCACCACTGAGCCCCTCACCCAGGCCGTGGTAGACAAAACTCTCCTTCTGGTGGTGCTGTTACTCGGGGTGACCCTTTTCATCACAGTCTTGGTTTTGTTTGCCCTGCAGGCCTATGAGAGCTACAAGAAGAAGGACTACACCCAGGTGGACTACTTAATCAACGGGATGTATGCGGACTCAGAAATGTGA
- the C11orf24 gene encoding uncharacterized protein C11orf24 isoform 2 precursor (isoform 2 precursor is encoded by transcript variant 3), which produces MWTALVLIWIFSLSLSESHAASNDPRNFVPNKMWKGLVKRNASVETVDNKTSEDVTMAAASPVTLTKGTSAAHLNSMEVTTEDTSRTDAYESYKKKDYTQVDYLINGMYADSEM; this is translated from the exons ATGTGGACAGCTCTTGTGCTCATTTGGATTTTCTCCTTGTCCTTATCTGAAAGCCATGCGGCATCCAACGATCCAC GCAACTTTGTCCCTAACAAAATGTGGAAGGGATTAGTCAAGAGGAATGCATCTGTGGAAACAGTTGATAATAAAACGTCTGAGGATGTAACCATGGCAGCAGCTTCTCCTGTCACATTGACCAAAGGGACTTCGGCAGCCCACCTCAACTCTATGGAAGTCACAACAGAGGACACAAGCAGGACAGAT GCCTATGAGAGCTACAAGAAGAAGGACTACACCCAGGTGGACTACTTAATCAACGGGATGTATGCGGACTCAGAAATGTGA
- the C11orf24 gene encoding uncharacterized protein C11orf24 isoform 1 precursor (isoform 1 precursor is encoded by transcript variant 1) — protein sequence MWTALVLIWIFSLSLSESHAASNDPRNFVPNKMWKGLVKRNASVETVDNKTSEDVTMAAASPVTLTKGTSAAHLNSMEVTTEDTSRTDVSEPATSGGAADGVTSIAPTAVASSTTAASITTAASSMTVASSAPTTAASSTTVASIAPTTAASSMTAASSTPMTLALPAPTSTSTGRTPSTTATGHPSLSTALAQVPKSSALPRTATLATLATRAQTVATTANTSSPMSTRPSPSKHMPSDTAASPVPPMRPQAQGPISQVSVDQPVVNTTNKSTPMPSNTTPEPAPTPTVVTTTKAQAREPTASPVPVPHTSPIPEMEAMSPTTQPSPMPYTQRAAGPGTSQAPEQVETEATPGTDSTGPTPRSSGGTKMPATDSCQPSTQGQYMVVTTEPLTQAVVDKTLLLVVLLLGVTLFITVLVLFALQAYESYKKKDYTQVDYLINGMYADSEM from the exons ATGTGGACAGCTCTTGTGCTCATTTGGATTTTCTCCTTGTCCTTATCTGAAAGCCATGCGGCATCCAACGATCCAC GCAACTTTGTCCCTAACAAAATGTGGAAGGGATTAGTCAAGAGGAATGCATCTGTGGAAACAGTTGATAATAAAACGTCTGAGGATGTAACCATGGCAGCAGCTTCTCCTGTCACATTGACCAAAGGGACTTCGGCAGCCCACCTCAACTCTATGGAAGTCACAACAGAGGACACAAGCAGGACAGATGTGAGTGAACCAGCAACTTCAGGAGGTGCAGCTGATGGTGTGACCTCCATTGCTCCCACGGCTGTGGCCTCCAGTACGACTGCGGCCTCCATTACGACTGCGGCCTCCAGTATGACTGTGGCCTCCAGTGCTCCCACGACTGCAGCCTCCAGTACAACTGTGGCCTCCATTGCTCCCACGACTGCAGCCTCCAGTATGACTGCGGCCTCCAGCACTCCCATGACACTTGCACTCCCCGCGCCCACGTCCACTTCCACAGGGCGGACCCCGTCCACTACCGCCACTGGGCATCCATCTCTCAGCACAGCCCTCGCACAAGTGCCAAAGAGCAGCGCGTTGCCAAGAACAGCAACCCTGGCCACATTGGCCACACGTGCTCAGACTGTAGCGACCACAGCAAACACAAGCAGCCCCATGAGCACTCGTCCAAGTCCTTCCAAGCACATGCCCAGTGACACCGCGGCAAGCCCTGTACCCCCTATGCGTCCCCAAGCACAAGGTCCCATTAGCCAGGTGTCAGTGGACCAGCCTGTGGTTAACACAACAAATAAATCCACACCCATGCCCTCAAACACAACCCCAGagcccgcccccacccccacagtgGTGACCACCACCAAGGCACAAGCCAGGGAGCCAACTGCCAGCCCAGTGCCAGTACCTCACACCAGCCCAATCCCTGAGATGGAGGCCATGTCCCCCACGACACAGCCAAGCCCCATGCCATATACCCAGAGGGCCGCTGGGCCAGGCACATCCCAGGCACCGGAGCAGGTAGAGACTGAAGCCACACCAGGTACTGATTCCACTGGGCCAACACCCAGGAGCTCAGGGGGCACTAAGATGCCAGCCACGGACTCGTGCCAGCCCAGCACCCAAGGCCAGTACATGGTGGTCACCACTGAGCCCCTCACCCAGGCCGTGGTAGACAAAACTCTCCTTCTGGTGGTGCTGTTACTCGGGGTGACCCTTTTCATCACAGTCTTGGTTTTGTTTGCCCTGCAGGCCTATGAGAGCTACAAGAAGAAGGACTACACCCAGGTGGACTACTTAATCAACGGGATGTATGCGGACTCAGAAATGTGA